One genomic window of Halobellus limi includes the following:
- a CDS encoding DUF58 domain-containing protein: protein MLPTRRWAALAGAACFFALFAVALGEPTPLLAAGGLGAWLLLAQVDAARTMQTVDRSLSATVSVADTSVFVGDRTAITLRASLSTPVDAPVEVELVEPPSVRGPGRDHRTVTIEPGERSASTTCSVTLPVAGRISFETVRVRIGDRAGYFTEEVSLAADAQCLVEPPAPDDVHVGQGGHAVGTMYGEHSTDQTGPGLVPHETRQYVMGDTLSRVDWKTTARMNQPYIREFESESDYQLSLVFDAGADMGSGPTGRTKLDYAREIALGCVYAAESYGDPVSARLVDDDGTRWQYGPSASATAYRTVRSRLLDLDSGAGRRRDVDRSRPISPADAGSRGQLLDDDSPFASRLRPFLADTESYVSRVSDRPLFGAVGAACSDADRRHHLVLVTDDTAKVETYEAAVLASKQSGRVSVFITPSALFERDETVGDDGFVEFEEFRARLDRLENVTAYEVAPRTAVERATTSAATALGES from the coding sequence ATGCTTCCGACCCGCCGGTGGGCCGCACTCGCAGGGGCCGCGTGTTTCTTCGCCCTCTTCGCCGTCGCCCTCGGCGAGCCGACGCCGCTCCTGGCCGCGGGGGGACTCGGCGCGTGGCTCCTGCTCGCGCAGGTCGACGCGGCGCGGACGATGCAGACCGTCGATCGCTCCCTGTCGGCGACCGTCTCCGTCGCCGACACGAGCGTCTTCGTCGGCGACCGGACGGCGATCACGCTGCGCGCGTCGCTGTCGACCCCCGTCGACGCACCGGTCGAGGTCGAACTCGTCGAACCACCGAGCGTTCGGGGCCCCGGACGGGACCACCGAACGGTGACCATCGAGCCGGGTGAGCGCTCGGCCTCGACCACCTGCAGCGTGACGCTTCCGGTCGCCGGCCGGATCTCCTTCGAGACGGTCCGCGTCAGGATCGGCGATCGCGCGGGCTACTTCACCGAGGAGGTGTCGCTGGCGGCCGACGCCCAGTGTCTCGTCGAGCCGCCCGCGCCCGACGACGTCCACGTCGGACAGGGCGGTCACGCCGTCGGCACGATGTACGGCGAGCACTCGACGGATCAGACCGGACCGGGACTGGTCCCCCACGAGACCCGACAGTACGTGATGGGCGATACGCTCTCGCGGGTCGACTGGAAGACGACGGCCCGGATGAACCAGCCGTACATCCGCGAGTTCGAATCCGAGTCCGACTACCAGCTGTCGCTGGTGTTTGACGCCGGAGCGGATATGGGGTCCGGACCCACGGGCCGGACGAAACTCGACTACGCCCGGGAAATCGCCCTGGGGTGCGTCTACGCCGCGGAGTCGTACGGCGACCCGGTTTCGGCACGGCTCGTCGACGACGACGGAACGCGCTGGCAGTACGGCCCGTCGGCGTCCGCGACGGCCTACCGGACGGTCCGGAGCCGCCTCCTCGACCTCGATTCGGGCGCTGGCCGGCGTCGAGATGTCGACCGCTCGCGCCCGATCTCGCCCGCTGACGCCGGCTCGCGGGGACAGCTTCTCGACGACGACTCGCCGTTCGCGAGTCGGCTCCGGCCGTTCCTCGCCGACACGGAGAGCTACGTCTCCCGGGTGAGCGACCGGCCGCTGTTCGGCGCCGTCGGCGCCGCGTGTTCGGACGCCGACCGTCGACACCACCTGGTGCTCGTCACCGACGACACGGCGAAGGTCGAGACGTACGAGGCCGCCGTCCTCGCGTCGAAACAGAGCGGCCGCGTGAGCGTGTTCATCACGCCGAGCGCGCTGTTCGAACGGGACGAGACGGTCGGCGACGACGGCTTCGTCGAGTTCGAGGAGTTCCGCGCCCGGCTCGACCGGCTGGAGAACGTCACCGCCTACGAAGTCGCGCCGCGGACCGCGGTCGAGCGGGCGACGACCAGCGCGGCCACAGCCCTGGGTGAGTCCTGA
- a CDS encoding AAA family ATPase, which produces MSSPEEVYDAIVEETSQLLVGNEDAVEALTIALLTDGHVLLEGVPGVAKTTIANLFAQASNLEYQRIQMTPDVLPADITGTHIYRENLGEFDLQRGPVFANVVLADEINRATPKTQSALLEAMEEGQATIEGETLDLPDPFIVVATQNPIEYEGTFALPEAQRDRFQFKIVVDVPDRSDEREILKRFDRSPELAPSDISNVVELADIDAARQAVANVHVDEKVYDYILDLVSATREHSAIEYGASPRASLAFLHSGKAAAAIRGREYVIPDDVKRLAPLILSHRLVLDTEAEISGREPRDIVEEVVESVPTPEYELREATPSTADDDD; this is translated from the coding sequence ATGAGTTCGCCCGAGGAGGTCTACGACGCGATCGTCGAGGAGACCTCACAGCTCCTCGTCGGCAACGAGGACGCGGTGGAGGCGCTCACGATCGCGCTCTTGACCGACGGCCACGTCCTCCTCGAGGGCGTCCCGGGCGTGGCCAAGACGACGATCGCGAACCTCTTCGCGCAGGCGTCGAACCTGGAGTACCAACGCATTCAGATGACGCCCGACGTGCTCCCGGCGGACATCACCGGGACGCACATCTACCGGGAGAACCTGGGCGAGTTCGACCTCCAGCGGGGCCCCGTCTTCGCGAACGTCGTCCTCGCCGACGAGATCAACCGCGCGACGCCGAAGACCCAGTCGGCGCTCCTGGAGGCGATGGAGGAGGGTCAGGCCACGATCGAGGGCGAGACGCTCGATCTGCCCGATCCGTTCATCGTCGTCGCCACGCAGAACCCCATCGAGTACGAGGGCACCTTCGCCCTGCCGGAGGCACAGCGCGACCGCTTCCAGTTCAAGATCGTCGTCGACGTGCCCGATCGCTCCGACGAGCGGGAGATCCTGAAGCGGTTCGACCGCTCGCCGGAACTCGCGCCGTCGGACATCTCGAACGTCGTCGAGTTAGCCGACATCGACGCGGCGCGGCAGGCCGTCGCGAACGTCCACGTCGACGAGAAGGTGTACGACTACATCCTGGATCTGGTCTCGGCGACGCGCGAGCACTCGGCCATCGAGTACGGCGCCTCCCCCCGCGCGTCGCTCGCGTTCCTCCACTCGGGGAAGGCCGCCGCGGCCATCCGCGGGCGCGAGTACGTGATCCCCGACGACGTCAAGCGCCTCGCGCCGCTCATCCTCTCGCACCGGCTCGTGCTCGACACGGAGGCGGAGATCAGCGGTCGCGAACCCCGAGACATCGTCGAGGAGGTGGTCGAGAGCGTCCCCACGCCGGAGTACGAACTCCGAGAGGCGACGCCCTCGACCGCCGATGACGACGACTGA
- a CDS encoding DUF4350 domain-containing protein, translated as MRIGSREVGYPHLLATALFLTLLVGIAVGASTSATTYGAFNPEWDGASGVSAVATETDTEYRVAFATDDYGGVDAAETVAFVISPERSYSDAEAARVESFVRAGGTLVVADDFRPHSNDLLDRVGVAARVNETPLRDERHNFRSGALPVATRTATDPYTEDVEQLTLNHPATVRPNGSAVLVRSSNFSYLDRDADDELDDDEPLRSYPIVTVEPVGAGDVVVVSDPSVFINAMLERPDNRAFAAALIGPHETALLDRSHVDERPPLRVALYLLRGSPLLQFFVGATVLGAVAVVSRRGFES; from the coding sequence GTGCGGATCGGCTCCCGGGAGGTGGGCTACCCGCACCTGCTCGCCACCGCGCTGTTCCTCACGCTCTTAGTCGGCATCGCCGTCGGTGCGAGCACGTCGGCGACGACCTACGGCGCGTTCAACCCCGAGTGGGACGGCGCCTCGGGCGTGAGCGCGGTCGCGACGGAGACGGACACCGAGTACCGCGTCGCCTTCGCCACCGACGACTACGGCGGCGTCGACGCCGCCGAGACGGTCGCGTTCGTCATCTCGCCGGAACGCTCCTACTCCGACGCCGAGGCGGCGCGCGTGGAATCGTTCGTCCGCGCCGGCGGTACGCTCGTCGTCGCCGACGACTTCAGACCGCACAGCAACGACCTCCTCGACCGGGTCGGCGTCGCGGCCAGGGTGAACGAGACGCCGCTGCGCGACGAGCGGCACAACTTCCGCTCGGGCGCGCTGCCGGTCGCGACGCGGACGGCGACGGACCCCTACACCGAGGACGTCGAACAGCTGACCCTGAACCACCCGGCGACGGTGCGACCGAACGGGAGCGCGGTGCTCGTCCGCTCTTCGAACTTCTCGTATCTCGACCGCGACGCCGACGACGAACTCGACGACGACGAACCGCTCCGATCGTACCCGATCGTGACCGTCGAGCCGGTCGGTGCGGGCGATGTCGTCGTCGTCAGCGACCCGAGCGTCTTCATCAACGCGATGCTCGAACGACCGGACAACCGCGCCTTCGCCGCGGCGCTGATCGGTCCCCACGAGACCGCTCTCCTGGATCGCTCCCACGTCGACGAGCGGCCGCCGCTCCGGGTCGCGCTGTACCTCCTTCGCGGATCGCCTCTCCTCCAGTTCTTCGTCGGCGCGACGGTCCTCGGCGCGGTGGCGGTAGTCTCGCGTCGCGGCTTCGAGTCCTAG
- a CDS encoding metal-dependent hydrolase: MFPIGHAALGYLAVALLHRVRGLSLPNGWLLVSVFVGSQLPDLIDKPLTYYGVLESGRSFGHSLLVMVPALVVLVFVARRRGYARHGGALAVATLSHFLGDTYRIALAGEWYEMRFLLWPLVPAITYPSDGTPPWIRVLDSLGDPRFGFQYGLAALAFGIWLYDRYGGRTRIEPE, translated from the coding sequence GTGTTCCCGATCGGCCACGCCGCTCTCGGCTACCTCGCCGTCGCTCTCCTCCACCGCGTTCGCGGACTGTCGCTCCCGAACGGCTGGCTCCTGGTATCCGTGTTCGTCGGCTCGCAGCTCCCCGATCTGATCGACAAGCCGCTCACCTACTACGGGGTGCTCGAGAGCGGGCGCTCGTTCGGGCACTCGCTGCTCGTGATGGTCCCAGCGCTCGTCGTGCTCGTGTTCGTGGCCCGCCGGCGGGGGTACGCCCGACACGGCGGCGCGCTCGCGGTCGCGACCCTCTCGCACTTCCTCGGCGACACCTATCGGATCGCGCTCGCCGGCGAGTGGTACGAGATGCGCTTTCTCCTGTGGCCGCTCGTCCCGGCGATAACGTATCCTTCCGACGGGACCCCTCCGTGGATCCGCGTGCTCGACTCCCTCGGGGACCCCCGCTTTGGCTTCCAGTACGGACTCGCTGCCCTCGCGTTCGGGATCTGGTTGTACGATCGCTACGGCGGTCGGACGAGGATCGAGCCCGAATGA
- a CDS encoding DUF5658 family protein, with the protein MNSDFQPSIQILEDNTRLWWYGAIAFFLVGDLVTTFAGLQLRTIVEASPLAAWLINDHGLFLIVPLKLAVVCGFYGFYRVVPDPHNLGVPLGLCALGFVVTVWNGAVIAAAVL; encoded by the coding sequence ATGAACTCGGACTTCCAGCCCTCCATCCAGATTCTCGAAGACAACACCCGGCTGTGGTGGTACGGTGCCATCGCGTTCTTTCTCGTCGGTGACCTCGTGACGACGTTCGCCGGCCTCCAACTGCGGACGATCGTGGAAGCCAGCCCCCTGGCCGCGTGGCTCATCAACGATCACGGGCTCTTCCTGATCGTCCCGCTCAAGTTGGCCGTCGTCTGTGGATTCTACGGGTTCTACCGGGTCGTCCCCGACCCGCACAACCTCGGCGTCCCGCTCGGGCTGTGCGCGCTCGGATTCGTCGTCACGGTGTGGAACGGAGCCGTGATCGCCGCCGCAGTGCTCTGA
- a CDS encoding AsmA family protein, whose protein sequence is MFAAGWGAGTATLRIDVVEARGGSATITDATLETTVEYDCPGRPGGGPGQPGNPSGPPGGAVAYVDDDQDLEYDEGERTVSEGELAEFDNDSAHLVVAAGGGRINFRNSEVEMAAKSITVGDATLASNREITLEAEEGTLSLLDSTIDAKNGAIELSAGEITAADSTVSTNREISMSAESGALAFSDSHIDAKNGEIELSGRSIEMPRTTVSTNREISMSAGSGSLTLTDATIDAKNGAIELAGSRVDAARATISTNAAITATADSGTLRLTDATVDSKNGEIELGGGSIDAAGATISTNVGISLATESGDLQLGEATVESKNGEVTVESSGDLLASGAVFETNVEISLSASGDVLLDAARLTSSNGQATVALDVESATLSIDSAVLDDRDSTITYSPSEAAVTGTPSRGSVQAD, encoded by the coding sequence GTGTTCGCCGCCGGGTGGGGGGCCGGGACCGCGACGCTCCGGATCGACGTGGTCGAAGCACGGGGCGGCTCGGCGACGATCACCGACGCGACGCTGGAAACCACCGTCGAATACGACTGCCCGGGGCGACCGGGCGGCGGCCCGGGACAGCCCGGTAACCCGAGCGGCCCGCCAGGCGGAGCGGTCGCGTACGTCGACGACGATCAGGACCTCGAATACGACGAAGGCGAGCGCACCGTCAGCGAGGGCGAACTCGCGGAGTTCGATAACGACAGCGCTCACCTCGTCGTCGCGGCCGGCGGAGGCCGGATCAACTTCCGGAACAGCGAGGTCGAGATGGCGGCGAAGTCGATCACCGTCGGCGACGCGACGCTCGCGAGCAACCGCGAAATCACGCTTGAGGCCGAGGAGGGCACGCTCTCGCTTCTGGACTCGACGATCGACGCGAAGAACGGCGCGATCGAGCTGTCGGCGGGCGAGATCACCGCCGCGGATTCGACGGTCAGCACCAACCGAGAGATCTCGATGAGCGCGGAGTCGGGGGCGCTCGCGTTCAGCGATTCGCACATCGACGCGAAGAACGGCGAGATCGAGCTCTCCGGCCGATCGATCGAGATGCCACGGACGACGGTCAGTACTAACCGCGAGATCTCGATGAGCGCCGGTTCCGGTTCGCTGACGCTCACTGACGCCACGATCGACGCGAAAAACGGCGCGATCGAACTCGCGGGGAGTCGCGTCGACGCGGCCCGCGCGACGATCTCGACCAACGCGGCGATCACCGCCACCGCCGACTCCGGGACGCTGCGCCTGACCGATGCGACGGTTGACAGCAAGAACGGAGAGATCGAGTTGGGCGGCGGGAGTATCGACGCAGCGGGTGCGACAATTTCGACCAACGTCGGGATTTCGCTCGCGACGGAGTCCGGCGACCTCCAACTGGGGGAGGCGACGGTCGAGAGCAAGAACGGCGAGGTAACCGTCGAATCGAGCGGGGACCTCCTCGCCAGCGGCGCGGTCTTCGAGACCAACGTGGAGATTTCCCTCAGCGCCTCCGGCGACGTGCTGTTGGACGCCGCCCGACTCACCTCCTCGAACGGCCAAGCGACAGTTGCTCTCGACGTCGAATCGGCCACGCTGTCGATCGACAGCGCGGTCCTCGACGACCGGGACTCGACGATCACCTACAGTCCGAGCGAGGCGGCCGTCACGGGGACCCCCTCGCGGGGGAGCGTCCAGGCCGATTGA
- a CDS encoding DUF7344 domain-containing protein — protein sequence MGQRAATELTTDDGTGDGAEERLPKDEIFDLMGNHRRRYAIHYCKQTDGPVELSDLAEQVAAWEHDKQIEEVTSAERKTVYTSLQQTHLPRLDRAGVIEFENGTVELTDRVDRLDIYLDIVPESSIPWSVYYLGLSLISSLILVALWVDFLPTEQLPVLAYPTVLIALFTVSAAYHVYANRQNRFENLDRPP from the coding sequence ATGGGCCAACGGGCCGCAACAGAGTTGACGACCGACGACGGCACCGGGGATGGGGCCGAAGAGAGGCTTCCCAAAGACGAGATCTTCGACCTGATGGGTAACCACCGGCGGCGATACGCGATCCACTACTGCAAACAGACCGACGGTCCGGTCGAGTTGTCCGACCTCGCAGAGCAGGTCGCCGCCTGGGAACACGACAAGCAGATCGAGGAGGTCACCTCCGCGGAACGAAAGACCGTCTACACGTCGCTCCAGCAGACGCACCTCCCCCGCCTCGATCGCGCGGGCGTGATCGAGTTCGAGAACGGAACGGTCGAACTGACAGACCGGGTCGACCGACTGGACATCTACCTCGATATCGTACCGGAGAGTTCGATCCCCTGGAGCGTCTACTACCTCGGGCTGTCGCTCATCAGCAGCCTCATCCTCGTCGCGCTGTGGGTCGACTTCCTCCCGACCGAGCAACTGCCGGTCCTGGCGTACCCGACGGTCCTGATCGCGCTGTTCACCGTCTCCGCCGCGTACCACGTGTACGCGAACCGGCAGAACCGCTTCGAGAACCTCGATCGGCCACCCTGA